One Callithrix jacchus isolate 240 chromosome Y, calJac240_pri, whole genome shotgun sequence genomic region harbors:
- the LOC144581337 gene encoding RNA-binding motif protein, Y chromosome, family 1 member B-like, whose product MEAGCLGQLFVGGLTREATEETLKAVFERHGPVSEVVLKKDGSMKCRGFRFITFENPADAELAASEWNGNFVDGKTMKVEQAKEPFFQSGGRQGTLRFSRKRRPTGEQRSASGSRGQTRRRHPSRGERLDGGESTRDLNVSSFRGTFPVESRPSSASGGPHPKRSAPFTVARSNSGMGGRGSPSRGRGNYRGPSHGMSVSSWRRDRMSPKHGGYATKNRSNPSFRDTKEYASIRRHRAYRDHARSRQDKGPTRGYSGHDGYGRHGGRDHFERPGSSPNGASYQTYSPPSRGREFYGGGPSRGMSVSSWRRDRVSGKDDGYATKTRNNPSFRDTMEYASMSRHNAYRDHAPSRQDKGSTRGYSDHDGHGRHGGRDHFERRSSSSNRASYQIHRTSRGAAPAQGPRKTYGGSSFPDDNNARDRYGRSREKYSRSHGDFSSTDAEHCGRKEPTCPPSVERMNRASPEAHGSSRDGTPKGEDGGRRSEKGD is encoded by the exons ATGGAAGCAGGTTGCCTTGGCCAGCTGTTCGTTGGTGGGCTCACTAGAGAAGCCACGGAAGAGACGCTAAAAGCAGTATTTGAGAGACATGGTCCTGTTTCTGAAG ttGTCTTGAAGAAAGATGGAAGCATGAAGTGCAGAGGCTTCAGGTTCATTACTTTTGAGAACCCTGCAGATGCTGAACTTGCTGCCAGCGAGTGGAATGGAAAT TTTGTGgatggaaaaacaatgaaagtaGAACAAGCCAAGGAACCGTTTTTTCAAAGTGGTGGCAGGCAGGGAACACTGCGTTTTTCAAGAAAGAGGAGACCCACAGGAGAGCAGAGATCTGCAAGTGGAAGTAGAGGACAGACGAGACGTCGGCATCCCTCACGTGGAGAACGCTTGG ATGGTGGTGAATCCACTCGTGATCTCAACGTGAGTTCTTTCAGGGGAACTTTTCCAGTCGAGAGCCGTCCATCTTCAGCGAGCGGAGGTCCTCATCCTAAAAGATCTGCTCCTTTTACTGTGGCTAGAAGCAATAGTGGGATGGGAGGTCGAG GTTCCCCATCACGTGGAAGAGGGAATTACCGAGGTCCTTCACACGGAATGTCAGTCTCTTCCTGGAGACGTGACCGTATGTCACCAAAACATGGTGGTTATGCAACTAAGAATag AAGTAATCCAAGTTTCCGAGACACCAAGGAATATGCTTCGATTCGCAGACACCGTGCATACCGTGATCACGCTCGTTCTAGACAGGATAAAGGTCCCACCAGAGGATATAG tggtCATGATGGCTACGGAAGGCATGGTGGTAGAGATCATTTTGAACGTCCTGGTAGCAGTCCTAACGGAGCGTCATATCAGACATATA GTCCCCCATCACGTGGAAGAGAGTTTTACGGAGGAGGCCCTTCACGCGGAATGTCAGTCTCTTCCTGGAGACGTGACCGTGTGTCAGGAAAAGATGATGGTTATGCAACTAAGACTag AAATAATCCAAGTTTCcgagacaccatggaatatgctTCGATGAGTAGACACAATGCATACCGTGATCACGCTCCTTCTAGACAGGATAAAGGTTCCACTAGAGGATACAG TGATCATGATGGCCACGGAAGGCATGGTGGTAGAGATCATTTTGAACGTCGTAGTAGCAGTTCTAACAGAGCGTCATATCAGATACATA GGACGTCTCGTGGTGCAGCACCTGCACAGGGGCCTCGGAAGACTTATGGTGGAAGCAGTTTCCCTGATGATAACAATGCGCGAGATAGGTATGGCAGAAGTCGGGAGAAGTACTCAAGGAGCCATGGTGATTTCTCTTCCACTGATGCTGAGCATTGTGGCAGAAAAGAACCAACGTGTCCACCGTCTGTGGAGAgaatgaaccgtgcttctcctgAAGCACATGGGAGCTCAAGAGATGGGACACCTAAGGGAGAGGATGGGGGAAGGCGATCTGAAAAAGGAGACTGA